A portion of the Tiliqua scincoides isolate rTilSci1 chromosome 3, rTilSci1.hap2, whole genome shotgun sequence genome contains these proteins:
- the EIF4A2 gene encoding eukaryotic initiation factor 4A-II — translation MSGGSADYSRDHGPEGMDPDGVIESNWNEIVDNFDDMNLKESLLRGIYAYGFEKPSAIQQRAIIPCIKGYDVIAQAQSGTGKTATFAISILQQLEIDLKETQALVLAPTRELAQQIQKVILALGDYMGATCHACIGGTNVRNEMQKLQAEAPHIVVGTPGRVFDMLNRRYLSPKWIKMFVLDEADEMLSRGFKDQIYEIFQKLSTNIQVVLLSATMPMDVLEVTKKFMRDPIRILVKKEELTLEGIKQFYINVEREEWKLDTLCDLYETLTITQAVIFLNTRRKVDWLTEKMHARDFTVSALHGDMDQKERDVIMREFRSGSSRVLITTDLLARGIDVQQVSLVINYDLPTNRENYIHRIGRGGRFGRKGVAINFVTEEDKRILRDIETFYNTTVEEMPMNVADLI, via the exons ATGTCAGGCGGCTCCGCGGACTATAGCAG AGACCATGGCCCGGAGGGAATGGACCCCGATGGTGTCATTGAG aGCAATTGGAATGAAATTGTCGACAATTTTGATGATATGAACTTAAAAGAATCCCTCCTCAGGGGCATTTATGCTTATGGTTTTGAGAAGCCTTCAGCTATTCAGCAACGTGCGATTATTCCATGTATCAAAG GGTATGATGTGATTGCTCAAGCTCAGTCAGGTACTGGCAAGACTGCCACATTTGCTATTTCCATCCTGCAACAGTTGGAGATTGATCTCAAGGAGACCCAAGCACTAGTATTGGCTCCTACCAGAGAACTGGCTCAACAG ATCCAAAAAGTTATTCTGGCACTTGGAGATTATATGGGTGCAACTTGCCATGCTTGCATTGGTGGCACAAATGTTCGAAATGAAATGCAGAAGCTGCAGGCAGAGGCTCCACACATTGTGGTGGGAACTCCAGGGCGTGTATTTGACATGTTAAACAGGCGCTACCTAT CGCCTAAATGGATAAAAATGTttgtcttggatgaagcagatgaAATGTTGAGTCGGGGGTTTAAGGATCAAATCTATGAAATTTTTCAGAAGTTGAGCACAAACATTCAG GTTGTGTTGCTTTCTGCCACTATGCCAATGGATGTTTTGGAAGTGACCAAAAAATTCATGAGAGATCCCATTCGTATTTTAGTGAAGAAAGAAGAATTGACCCTTGAAGGTATCAAACAATTCTACATTAATGTGGAGAGAGAG GAATGGAAGCTGGATACTCTCTGTGATCTGTATGAAACCTTGACCATTACACAGGCTGTTATTTTCCTTAATACAAGGAGGAAAGTAGACTGGCTTACAGAGAAAATGCATGCAAGGGACTTCACGGTCTCTGCTCTG CATGGTGACATGGACCAGAAGGAGCGGGATGTTATCATGAGAGAGTTTAGATCAGGATCAAGCCGTGTTTTGATCACTACTGACTTGTTG GCTCGTGGCATTGACGTGCAACAAGTATCATTGGTTATAAATTACGACCTGCCAACCAATCGTGAGAACTACATTCACAG GATTGGCCGAGGTGGTCGTTTTGGCAGGAAAGGTGTGGCTATAAACTTTGTCACTGAGGAGGACAAGCGGATCCTTCGGGATATTGAGACTTTCTACAATACTACAGTGGAGGAAATGCCCATGAATGTGGCTGACCTCATTTAA